The Alteromonas stellipolaris genome includes a region encoding these proteins:
- the rplL gene encoding 50S ribosomal protein L7/L12, with protein MALTKEDILNAIAEMPVMELVELIEAAEEKFGVDASAAVAVAGPAAGEAAAVEEKTEFDVVMTSFGANKVAVIKAVRAATGLGLKEAKEVVESAPKAIKEGVSKEEAEELKAQLTEAGAEVEVK; from the coding sequence ATGGCTCTAACTAAAGAAGATATCTTAAACGCGATTGCTGAAATGCCAGTTATGGAATTGGTTGAGCTAATCGAAGCAGCTGAAGAAAAATTCGGTGTTGACGCATCTGCAGCAGTAGCTGTAGCTGGTCCAGCAGCGGGCGAAGCAGCAGCAGTTGAAGAAAAGACTGAGTTTGACGTTGTAATGACTTCATTCGGCGCAAACAAAGTTGCAGTAATCAAAGCAGTTCGCGCAGCGACTGGCCTAGGTCTTAAAGAAGCTAAAGAAGTAGTTGAATCTGCTCCTAAAGCTATCAAAGAAGGCGTAAGCAAAGAAGAAGCTGAAGAACTTAAAGCACAGCTAACTGAAGCTGGTGCTGAAGTTGAAGTTAAGTAA
- a CDS encoding RraA family protein translates to MIQFDTVSPCEYADALPREQFMDYTIKPLWQPVPRIAGPAFTVKCEAGDHLMLHAAIYRAKAGDIIVVEADDKFAVAGGNVCAIAQSRGIKGFVIDGVIRDLAETRENQFPVFARGVVPKPGAKKCISPLNQPIQCGGVTVNAGDIIVADEEGIAVIPQAQAQEAFDIALARGEKDAAMNLQQWQAQHSEKVERILTNLGYRDE, encoded by the coding sequence ATGATTCAATTCGATACTGTGTCACCTTGCGAGTACGCCGACGCATTGCCACGTGAGCAGTTTATGGATTATACCATTAAGCCGTTGTGGCAACCTGTTCCACGTATTGCTGGGCCAGCCTTTACAGTGAAATGCGAGGCGGGCGATCACCTTATGCTTCACGCAGCTATTTATCGCGCAAAAGCGGGCGATATCATCGTGGTTGAGGCCGATGATAAATTCGCAGTGGCCGGTGGTAACGTGTGTGCAATTGCACAGTCTAGAGGTATCAAAGGGTTTGTTATCGACGGTGTCATTAGAGACTTGGCAGAAACGAGAGAAAATCAGTTTCCGGTCTTTGCCCGTGGGGTAGTGCCTAAGCCAGGCGCTAAAAAGTGTATATCGCCCCTTAATCAGCCCATTCAATGTGGCGGGGTGACGGTGAATGCGGGTGACATTATTGTGGCTGACGAAGAAGGTATTGCGGTAATACCGCAAGCGCAGGCCCAAGAAGCCTTCGATATAGCCCTTGCCCGAGGCGAGAAAGATGCAGCGATGAATCTTCAGCAGTGGCAAGCGCAGCATAGCGAAAAGGTAGAGCGCATTTTGACAAACTTAGGCTACAGAGATGAGTAA
- the secE gene encoding preprotein translocase subunit SecE — MSEKTENQSNALDMFKWVVVFALLAGLVTANTVFGEISVLYRAVTAVVVVVIAGFIAASTVKGSTFLSFAKESRTEVRKVVWPTRQEANQTTIIVLAATLVMALILWGLDGIIVRVVGYITGIGA, encoded by the coding sequence ATGAGCGAAAAGACGGAAAATCAGTCCAATGCATTGGACATGTTTAAATGGGTAGTGGTATTTGCCCTACTTGCTGGATTGGTTACGGCCAACACAGTGTTCGGTGAAATTTCAGTATTATACCGTGCAGTTACCGCAGTAGTGGTAGTGGTTATTGCTGGTTTTATTGCAGCATCAACGGTTAAAGGCAGCACTTTCCTTAGCTTTGCTAAAGAGTCGCGCACTGAAGTTCGCAAAGTAGTATGGCCGACCCGTCAAGAAGCAAACCAAACTACTATCATCGTACTTGCGGCAACGTTGGTAATGGCATTAATCCTTTGGGGATTAGACGGCATTATCGTTCGTGTTGTTGGATACATTACTGGAATAGGAGCATAA
- a CDS encoding ABC transporter ATP-binding protein yields the protein MFSFFERLTQPFPKAQPGQPPTGIVAFCKYYTQGMWGVIATVSILSAIVAVLEVALFGFLGQLVDWFSEQNRETFLAEQKWTLIGMAVTVLVLIPGFILLRSLFSRQSLMGNFPMRIRWQAHRYLLGQSLTFFHDEFAGRVATKVMQTALSVRETVTKVLDLLVYISVYFISMVVLVFSTDWRLAVPLVVWFFVYMFILRMLVPKLKEVSQKQADARSMMTGRIVDSYTNITTVKLFSHSRREADYARESMDGFLKTVYPQMRLVTILEFCVEMSNAILVFTIGALSVYLWMENLATPGDIAIAISLSLRLNGMSHWIMWEVSGLFENLGTVQDGMNTLAQPIAVKDKPKATALSVQGGGIKFDNVDFAYAGADNQPIDVFSNLELAIHPGEKVGLVGRSGSGKSTLVNLLMRFYDTQSGRIVIDGQDITQVGQETLRAKISMVTQDTSLMHRSVRDNILYGRTNASEEEMINAATLAEAHEFILTLTDSQGRTGYDAHVGERGVKLSGGQRQRIAIARVLLKDAPVLILDEATSALDSEAEAAIQASLDKVMEGKTVLAIAHRLSTIAQMDRLLVLEKGQIVEQGTHAELIARNGIYAKLWTHQTGGFIGVE from the coding sequence ATGTTTTCATTTTTTGAACGATTAACACAGCCTTTCCCTAAAGCCCAGCCAGGGCAACCTCCAACAGGTATTGTTGCCTTTTGTAAGTACTACACGCAAGGTATGTGGGGCGTTATCGCGACCGTCTCTATCTTAAGTGCTATTGTTGCAGTGCTTGAAGTCGCGCTGTTCGGTTTTTTGGGCCAATTGGTAGATTGGTTTTCAGAACAGAATCGAGAAACCTTTCTCGCCGAGCAAAAATGGACCTTAATCGGCATGGCAGTCACTGTGCTGGTGCTTATTCCAGGCTTTATATTGTTGCGTTCGTTATTTTCACGCCAATCGCTGATGGGGAATTTCCCTATGCGTATTCGCTGGCAAGCCCACCGTTATTTATTAGGCCAAAGCTTAACCTTTTTTCACGATGAGTTTGCAGGGCGCGTAGCCACTAAAGTAATGCAAACAGCGCTATCGGTGCGTGAAACTGTAACAAAAGTGCTCGATTTACTGGTGTACATCAGCGTTTACTTTATCTCTATGGTGGTACTGGTGTTCAGTACCGATTGGCGCTTAGCGGTTCCACTTGTAGTGTGGTTCTTTGTGTATATGTTCATCTTGCGCATGCTGGTACCCAAGCTTAAAGAAGTGTCTCAAAAGCAAGCCGATGCCCGCTCTATGATGACGGGGCGAATAGTCGACAGCTACACCAACATCACAACCGTCAAATTATTTTCCCATAGTCGCCGCGAAGCTGACTACGCCAGAGAAAGCATGGATGGCTTTTTAAAAACCGTATACCCACAAATGCGTTTAGTGACGATATTAGAATTTTGTGTAGAAATGTCGAATGCCATATTGGTCTTTACGATTGGCGCACTGTCTGTGTATTTATGGATGGAAAACTTAGCCACACCTGGCGATATTGCCATTGCGATTAGTTTGTCTCTTCGTCTAAACGGTATGTCGCATTGGATCATGTGGGAAGTATCCGGACTGTTTGAAAATCTAGGAACGGTGCAAGACGGCATGAATACCTTAGCCCAACCTATCGCAGTGAAAGATAAGCCTAAAGCGACAGCGCTTAGCGTGCAGGGCGGTGGCATTAAGTTTGATAACGTAGACTTTGCCTACGCAGGTGCCGATAACCAACCCATTGATGTATTTTCTAATTTAGAGCTCGCCATTCATCCTGGTGAAAAAGTGGGCTTGGTAGGGCGTTCAGGTTCGGGTAAATCGACATTGGTTAATTTGCTGATGCGATTTTACGATACCCAATCGGGGCGTATTGTTATTGATGGGCAAGATATAACGCAAGTTGGCCAAGAAACCTTACGGGCTAAAATTAGCATGGTTACCCAAGATACCTCGCTAATGCATAGATCGGTGCGTGACAACATTCTTTATGGGCGTACCAACGCCAGTGAAGAAGAAATGATAAACGCAGCCACGTTAGCAGAAGCTCATGAGTTTATTCTTACCCTTACAGATAGCCAAGGAAGAACAGGCTACGACGCCCATGTGGGCGAACGTGGTGTGAAGCTATCCGGCGGTCAACGTCAACGTATTGCCATCGCCCGCGTGCTATTGAAAGACGCACCTGTATTAATCTTAGATGAAGCCACTTCTGCGTTAGACTCAGAAGCTGAAGCTGCTATTCAAGCAAGCCTAGATAAAGTTATGGAAGGAAAAACCGTATTAGCTATTGCACACAGGCTCTCAACGATTGCGCAAATGGACCGATTATTAGTGTTAGAAAAAGGACAGATAGTAGAGCAGGGGACACATGCCGAATTAATTGCACGCAATGGTATTTACGCCAAGTTATGGACGCATCAAACAGGCGGCTTTATTGGCGTGGAATAG
- the nusG gene encoding transcription termination/antitermination protein NusG, which produces MSEEIKKRWYVVQAYSQYEGRVQKTLLEYIKMHGMEEHFGQILVPTEEVVEMRAGQKRKSERKFYPGYVLVEMAMNEESWHLVKSVPRVLGFIGGTSDRPMPITQKEADAILNRLEESVDKPKPKTLFEPGEVVRVTDGPFADFNGVVEEVDYEKSRVKVSVLIFGRSTPVDLEFGQVEKG; this is translated from the coding sequence ATGTCTGAAGAAATTAAAAAAAGATGGTACGTAGTACAAGCATATTCTCAGTACGAAGGTCGCGTTCAAAAAACGCTACTTGAATATATTAAGATGCATGGCATGGAAGAGCACTTTGGTCAGATTCTAGTTCCGACTGAAGAAGTTGTAGAAATGCGCGCTGGCCAAAAGCGCAAATCTGAGCGTAAGTTTTACCCAGGTTACGTTTTGGTAGAAATGGCAATGAACGAAGAATCTTGGCACTTAGTGAAAAGCGTTCCTCGTGTACTTGGTTTCATCGGTGGTACTTCTGATCGCCCAATGCCAATTACCCAAAAAGAAGCAGACGCAATTCTTAACCGTCTTGAAGAGTCAGTTGATAAGCCTAAGCCGAAGACATTGTTCGAGCCAGGCGAAGTGGTTCGCGTTACAGACGGTCCATTTGCCGACTTCAACGGTGTGGTAGAAGAAGTAGACTACGAAAAGAGCCGCGTAAAAGTGTCGGTACTTATCTTCGGTCGTTCTACACCGGTAGATTTAGAATTTGGTCAGGTAGAAAAGGGTTAA
- the rplJ gene encoding 50S ribosomal protein L10, with amino-acid sequence MALGLAAKKEIVAEVSEVASRALSVAVAEYRGMEVAELTDLRVKAREQGVYLKVIRNTLAKRALADSKFADLDSALTGPLIYGFSVEAPGGAARLFKDFAKQNDKLNVTALSIGSGLLGPDKLDAVASLPTRDEALAKLLATFKAPVGKFVRTINEVPTKFVRVLAAIKDEK; translated from the coding sequence GTGGCACTAGGTTTAGCAGCAAAAAAAGAGATCGTAGCAGAAGTTTCTGAAGTTGCGTCTCGCGCTCTATCCGTTGCCGTCGCTGAATACCGTGGGATGGAAGTTGCAGAACTGACTGACCTTCGCGTAAAAGCTCGTGAGCAAGGCGTATACCTTAAGGTTATACGTAACACTCTAGCTAAGCGTGCATTGGCAGACAGTAAATTTGCAGACTTAGATAGCGCCCTTACTGGTCCTCTTATCTACGGCTTCTCAGTTGAGGCACCTGGTGGTGCAGCACGTCTTTTTAAAGACTTTGCGAAGCAAAACGATAAGTTGAACGTAACAGCTCTATCTATTGGTAGTGGTCTTCTTGGTCCAGATAAATTGGACGCAGTTGCTTCACTTCCTACTCGCGACGAAGCGCTTGCAAAACTTCTTGCAACCTTCAAAGCACCGGTTGGGAAATTCGTTCGTACTATCAACGAAGTACCTACCAAGTTTGTGCGCGTATTGGCGGCGATCAAAGACGAGAAGTAA
- the rplA gene encoding 50S ribosomal protein L1, giving the protein MAKLSKRARIIREKTDATKEYEINEAVALLKELATAKFAESVDVAVNLGIDAKKSDQNVRGATVLPNGTGKDVRVAVFTQGANAEAAKEAGADIVGMEDLAEQVKKGEMNFDVVVASPDAMRVVGQLGQILGPRGLMPNPKTGTVTPDVATAVKNAKAGQVRYRNDKNGIIHASIGKIAFETNQIQENLEALLEALKKAKPSSAKGTYIQKISLSTTMGAGVSLDKASVGL; this is encoded by the coding sequence ATGGCTAAATTATCTAAACGCGCTCGCATTATCCGCGAAAAAACAGACGCGACTAAAGAATACGAAATCAACGAAGCAGTTGCTTTGCTTAAAGAATTAGCGACAGCTAAATTCGCTGAAAGCGTTGATGTTGCAGTAAACCTTGGTATTGACGCTAAGAAATCTGACCAAAACGTTCGTGGTGCAACTGTACTACCTAACGGTACTGGTAAAGACGTTCGCGTTGCAGTATTTACTCAAGGTGCTAACGCTGAAGCAGCTAAAGAAGCTGGTGCTGACATCGTTGGTATGGAAGACCTTGCTGAGCAAGTGAAGAAAGGCGAAATGAACTTTGACGTTGTTGTTGCCAGCCCAGACGCTATGCGTGTTGTTGGTCAACTAGGTCAAATCTTAGGTCCACGTGGCCTAATGCCTAACCCTAAAACGGGTACAGTAACGCCAGACGTTGCTACTGCTGTTAAGAACGCTAAAGCTGGTCAGGTTCGCTACCGTAACGATAAGAACGGTATCATCCATGCTAGCATTGGTAAGATTGCGTTCGAAACAAACCAAATTCAAGAGAACCTTGAAGCATTACTAGAAGCATTGAAGAAAGCTAAGCCTTCTTCTGCTAAAGGTACTTATATCCAGAAGATCAGCCTAAGCACCACTATGGGCGCTGGCGTATCTCTAGATAAAGCTTCAGTAGGTCTTTAA
- the rplK gene encoding 50S ribosomal protein L11, translating into MAKKVSGIIKLQVAAGAANPSPPVGPALGQHGVNIMEFCKAFNAKTDSLEKGAPVPVEITVYEDRSFTFETKTPPASYLLKKAAGIKSGSGRPNTEKVGTVTRAQLEEIAKTKEPDLTAADLDAAVRTIAGSARSMGLNVED; encoded by the coding sequence ATGGCTAAAAAAGTAAGCGGTATTATTAAGCTTCAGGTTGCAGCAGGCGCTGCTAACCCAAGTCCACCAGTTGGTCCTGCACTAGGTCAACACGGTGTGAACATCATGGAATTCTGTAAAGCGTTCAACGCAAAAACAGATAGCCTTGAGAAAGGTGCTCCGGTACCTGTAGAAATTACGGTTTATGAAGATCGTTCTTTCACATTCGAAACTAAGACTCCTCCTGCGTCTTACCTGCTTAAGAAAGCAGCGGGCATCAAGAGCGGTTCTGGCCGTCCTAACACTGAAAAAGTGGGTACTGTTACTCGCGCTCAGTTGGAAGAAATTGCCAAAACTAAAGAACCAGACTTAACTGCAGCTGACCTAGATGCAGCGGTTCGCACTATCGCGGGTTCTGCTCGCTCAATGGGCTTGAACGTAGAGGACTAA
- the rpoB gene encoding DNA-directed RNA polymerase subunit beta, whose protein sequence is MVYSYSEKKRIRKDFGKRPQVLEIPYLLSIQLDSFKKFIEIDADAQYGLEAAFRSVFPIKSYSGNSELQYVSYRLGEPVFDVKECQIRGVTFSAPLRVKLRLVLFDKDAAPGTVKDIKEQEVYMGEIPLMTQNGTFVINGTERVIVSQLHRSPGVFFDHDKGKTHSSGKVLYNARVIPYRGSWLDFEFDPKDNLFVRIDRRRKLPATIILRALEMTSEEILDTFFEKVSVRIDKDKLMMEVVPDRLRGETAAFDIIDGEGNVVVETGRRVSARHTRALEKAGLTELEVPADYLIGRVFAATYVNEDTGEVIVSANEELTLENLAALSQAGIKEFETLYINELDHGSYISDTLRIDSSTNRLEALVEIYRMMRPGEPPTKDAAETLFQNLFFSDERYDLSSVGRMKFNRRLGREELIGSGTLDKDDIVSVMKQLIEIRDGKDEVDDIDHLGNRRIRSVGEMAENQFRVGLVRVERAVKERLSLGDLDSIMPQDLINAKPISAAVKEFFGSSQLSQFMDQNNPLSEVTHKRRISALGPGGLTRERAGFEVRDVHPTHYGRLCPIETPEGPNIGLINSLASFARTNDFGFLETPFRRIVDGVVSEEIDYLSAIEEGQFAIAQANIVLTANGELVDDLIPCRHRGETTLMPKEDIKYMDVSPQQIVSIAASIIPFLEHDDANRALMGANMQRQAVPTLRADKPLVGTGMERTIAVDSGVTVVAKRGGRVDYVDASRIVIKVEEDEMLPGEAGIDIYNLTKYTRSNQNTCINQRPTCSVGDPIVAGDVLADGPSTDLGDLALGQNMRIAFMPWNGYNFEDSILISERVAQEDRFTTIHIQELSCIARDTKLGPEEISSDIPNVGESALSKLDESGVVYIGAEVKGGDILVGKVTPKGETQLTPEEKLLRAIFGEKASDVKDTSLRVPNSVHGTVIDVQVFTRDGVEKDKRALEIEDMQLRQVKKDLTDEFEILADGIFARAQNALLRSGVEQAKLDSLPREKWFEIALNDEDVQLEIDQIADQHAEIKEDFDKKFETKRRKITQGDDLAPGVLKIVKVYLAVKRHIQPGDKMAGRHGNKGVISTIQPVEDMPYDANGTPVDIVLNPLGVPSRMNIGQILETHMGMAAHGLGVKIDRMLKEHEEMQKLRNFLKEIYELGENHQEVDIDNFTDHEITRLANNLRKGVPIATPVFDGARESEIKEMLKLADIPESGQISLFDGRTGREFERPVTVGYMYMLKLNHLVDDKMHARSTGSYSLVTQQPLGGKAQFGGQRFGEMEVWALEAYGAAYTLQEMLTVKSDDVNGRTKMYKNIVDGDHRMEPGMPESFNVLLKEIRSLGINIELEEK, encoded by the coding sequence ATGGTTTACTCTTATAGCGAAAAGAAACGTATCCGTAAGGATTTTGGCAAACGCCCACAGGTATTGGAAATTCCATACCTTCTTTCAATTCAGCTTGATTCTTTCAAAAAGTTTATTGAGATCGACGCCGATGCTCAATACGGCTTGGAAGCAGCATTTCGTTCCGTTTTTCCGATAAAAAGCTACTCAGGTAACTCGGAGCTTCAATATGTTAGCTACCGTTTGGGAGAGCCAGTATTCGACGTTAAAGAATGTCAAATTCGTGGCGTCACATTCTCTGCTCCATTAAGAGTAAAACTACGGTTAGTATTGTTTGATAAAGACGCTGCGCCAGGTACCGTAAAAGACATTAAAGAACAAGAAGTGTACATGGGCGAAATCCCATTGATGACTCAGAACGGTACGTTCGTTATCAATGGTACAGAGCGTGTTATCGTGTCACAACTACACCGTTCACCTGGTGTGTTCTTCGATCACGATAAAGGCAAAACTCACTCGTCAGGAAAAGTGCTTTATAATGCACGTGTAATTCCTTACCGTGGTTCTTGGCTTGATTTCGAGTTCGATCCAAAAGATAACCTGTTTGTTCGTATTGACCGTCGTCGTAAGTTGCCAGCAACAATCATCTTACGCGCGCTTGAAATGACATCAGAAGAAATCTTGGATACGTTCTTCGAGAAAGTCAGTGTACGTATCGATAAAGACAAGTTAATGATGGAAGTGGTGCCAGATCGTCTTCGTGGCGAAACAGCGGCATTTGATATCATTGACGGTGAAGGTAATGTTGTTGTTGAAACCGGTCGTCGTGTATCTGCACGTCATACCCGTGCGCTTGAAAAAGCGGGTTTAACTGAACTTGAAGTTCCAGCAGATTACCTAATCGGTCGCGTATTCGCGGCAACGTACGTAAATGAAGATACTGGCGAAGTTATCGTTAGCGCTAACGAAGAGTTAACGCTTGAGAACTTAGCGGCACTTAGCCAAGCTGGTATTAAAGAGTTCGAAACGCTGTACATTAATGAATTGGACCACGGTTCATACATTTCTGACACATTGCGTATCGACTCTTCAACAAACCGCCTAGAAGCGCTTGTTGAAATTTACCGCATGATGCGTCCTGGTGAGCCACCAACAAAAGACGCAGCAGAAACCTTATTCCAAAACCTTTTCTTCTCTGATGAGCGTTATGATCTATCTTCTGTAGGTCGTATGAAGTTCAACCGCCGTTTAGGCCGTGAAGAATTGATTGGTTCAGGCACCCTAGATAAAGACGATATTGTTTCAGTAATGAAGCAACTTATCGAGATTCGTGACGGCAAAGACGAAGTGGACGATATCGACCACTTGGGTAACCGCCGTATTCGTTCTGTGGGTGAAATGGCTGAAAACCAATTCCGTGTTGGTTTAGTACGTGTTGAGCGTGCTGTTAAAGAACGTCTAAGCTTAGGCGACCTTGATAGCATTATGCCGCAAGACCTAATTAACGCTAAGCCTATCTCGGCTGCGGTTAAAGAGTTCTTCGGTTCATCACAGCTTTCTCAGTTCATGGACCAAAACAACCCGTTATCAGAAGTAACGCATAAGCGTCGTATTTCTGCATTAGGCCCGGGTGGTCTTACGCGTGAGCGTGCAGGCTTCGAAGTGCGTGACGTACACCCTACGCACTACGGTCGTCTGTGTCCTATCGAGACTCCTGAAGGTCCAAACATCGGTTTGATCAACTCATTGGCGAGTTTCGCACGCACCAATGATTTTGGTTTCCTTGAAACGCCGTTCCGTCGCATTGTTGATGGCGTGGTAAGTGAAGAAATCGATTACTTGTCTGCAATTGAAGAAGGTCAATTCGCAATTGCACAGGCAAACATTGTTTTAACCGCAAACGGTGAGCTAGTAGACGACCTTATTCCATGTCGTCACCGTGGTGAAACCACCTTGATGCCGAAAGAAGACATCAAGTACATGGACGTTTCTCCACAGCAAATCGTTTCAATCGCTGCGAGTATCATTCCGTTCCTAGAACACGATGATGCTAACCGCGCATTGATGGGTGCGAACATGCAACGTCAGGCTGTACCTACATTACGTGCTGATAAGCCGCTTGTTGGTACCGGTATGGAAAGAACCATTGCTGTTGACTCAGGTGTTACTGTAGTTGCTAAGCGTGGTGGTAGAGTTGACTATGTTGACGCTAGCCGTATCGTTATTAAAGTAGAAGAAGATGAAATGCTTCCTGGTGAAGCAGGTATCGACATCTACAACCTGACTAAATACACACGTTCTAACCAGAACACCTGTATCAATCAGCGTCCTACTTGTAGTGTAGGCGACCCGATTGTTGCTGGCGATGTATTGGCTGACGGTCCATCTACTGACTTGGGCGACCTTGCTCTTGGTCAGAACATGCGTATCGCGTTCATGCCTTGGAACGGTTATAACTTCGAGGATTCAATCCTTATCTCTGAGCGTGTAGCTCAGGAAGACCGTTTCACCACTATCCACATTCAAGAACTAAGCTGTATTGCTCGTGATACTAAGCTTGGGCCAGAAGAAATTTCTTCTGATATTCCGAATGTTGGCGAATCTGCACTAAGCAAACTTGATGAATCAGGTGTTGTTTACATTGGTGCGGAAGTGAAAGGCGGCGACATTCTGGTAGGTAAAGTAACACCTAAAGGTGAAACTCAGCTTACGCCAGAAGAAAAACTATTAAGAGCAATCTTCGGTGAAAAAGCGTCTGACGTAAAAGATACGTCACTACGTGTGCCTAACTCTGTTCACGGTACGGTTATCGACGTTCAAGTCTTTACCCGTGACGGCGTAGAGAAAGACAAACGTGCGCTTGAAATTGAAGACATGCAACTTCGTCAGGTTAAGAAAGACCTTACTGACGAATTTGAAATTCTTGCAGACGGCATCTTTGCTCGTGCACAAAACGCATTACTACGCTCTGGTGTTGAACAAGCTAAGCTTGACAGCCTGCCGCGTGAGAAGTGGTTTGAAATTGCATTAAACGACGAAGACGTACAGCTTGAGATCGACCAAATTGCTGATCAGCACGCAGAAATCAAAGAAGACTTCGATAAGAAGTTTGAAACTAAGCGTCGCAAGATCACACAAGGCGATGACCTAGCACCAGGTGTCCTTAAAATTGTTAAGGTTTACCTAGCTGTTAAACGTCATATCCAGCCTGGTGATAAGATGGCCGGTCGTCACGGTAACAAAGGTGTAATTTCAACGATTCAGCCTGTGGAAGATATGCCATATGATGCTAACGGTACGCCGGTAGACATCGTATTGAACCCACTAGGTGTACCATCGCGGATGAACATCGGTCAGATCCTAGAAACACATATGGGTATGGCTGCTCACGGTCTTGGTGTGAAAATCGATCGCATGCTTAAAGAGCATGAAGAGATGCAGAAGCTTCGTAACTTCTTAAAAGAAATTTATGAGCTTGGCGAAAATCACCAAGAAGTGGACATCGATAACTTCACCGACCACGAAATTACACGTCTTGCAAACAACCTACGTAAGGGTGTTCCAATTGCAACACCTGTATTCGACGGTGCACGTGAATCTGAAATTAAGGAAATGTTGAAGTTAGCTGACATTCCTGAAAGCGGTCAGATTTCGTTGTTCGACGGTCGTACTGGTCGCGAGTTTGAGCGTCCGGTAACGGTTGGTTACATGTACATGCTGAAACTGAACCACTTGGTTGACGACAAAATGCACGCTCGTTCAACTGGTTCGTACAGCCTTGTTACACAACAACCGCTGGGTGGTAAAGCTCAGTTCGGTGGTCAGCGCTTCGGAGAGATGGAAGTGTGGGCCCTTGAAGCTTACGGTGCAGCATATACCCTTCAGGAAATGCTTACTGTTAAGTCGGATGATGTTAACGGCCGTACTAAGATGTACAAGAACATCGTCGATGGTGACCACAGAATGGAACCTGGCATGCCAGAATCATTCAACGTATTACTTAAAGAAATCCGCTCGTTGGGTATTAACATCGAGTTGGAAGAGAAGTAA